CTAAAATAAATATTCCATGTGATTTTATACTATTTGGTTTGAAAAGTTTATCTGTTTTTAAATTATTTGGTAGTCATATTCTCTCTAAAACAACTAATTTAGGAGTCAATCCCAATTTAATAGACTTAATTAATTCTGTTGAAATTATATTAGAAGAATATCGATCTAATCGTATTGATAAAATTTTTGTTGCCTATAATAAATTTTATAATAAAATGTTGCAACAACCTAAAGTAATGCAATTACTACCTTTATCTAGAAATAGTATGGAAAATATTAGTACCAAAAAATGGGACTATTTATATGAACCAGAATCAAAATTTATTTTAGATACTTTATTTAAACGATATGTTGAATCTCAAGTCTATCAAAGTATTTTAGAAAATATAGCAAGTGAACAAGCTGCTCGTATGATTGCAATGAAAACTGCAACAGATAATAGTGGTAATCGCATTAAAGAGTTGCAATTAATATATAATAGAGTTCGACAAGCTAACATTACTCAAGAATTAACTGAAATTGTTGCTGGTGCATCAGCAGTTTCAATTAATTAAAAATTAGTTAGAGGTTTTAAAAAATTATGTCTACTGGCAAAATTATCCAAATTATTGGTGCGATAGTCGATGTAGAATTTCATCAAGATTCAGTACCAAAAATATATAATGCTTTAGAAGTACACCATAAGCATGGTAAATTGATATTAGAAGTACAACAACAATTAGGTGCAGGTGTTGTTCGAACTATTGCTATGGGCTCTTCTGATGGTTTAAAAAGGGGTCTAGTCGTCACTGATCTCGAACATTATATAAAAGTACCAGTAGGAGAAGCAACATTAGGTCGTATTCTGAATGTATTAGGTGAAACAATAGATCATAAAGGTGTATTAAAAAATAAAAAAAACATTGATATAGAATATTGGGAAATTCATCGTTCTCCGCCTAGTTATCAGGAACAGGCTAGTTCTCAGGAAATATTAGAAACTGGTATAAAAGTGATTGATTTAATTTGTCCTTTTGCAAAAGGTGGTAAAGTTGGTTTATTTGGTGGTGCTGGTGTAGGTAAAACTGTAAACATGATGGAATTGATTCGCAATATTGCAATAGAACATTCTGGTTATTCAGTCTTTACTGGAGTAGGAGAAAGAACTCGCGAAGGAAATGATTTTTATCATGAAATGAATGATTCTAAAGTATTAGATAAAGTTTCTCTTGTATATGGACAAATGAACGAACCTCCAGGTAATAGATTAAGAGTTGCTTTTACTGGTCTGACCATTGCAGAAAAATTTCGTGATGAAGGAAAAGACGTTTTACTTTTTATTGATAATATTTATCGGTATACATTAGCAGGTACAGAAGTTTCTGCATTATTAGGACGTATGCCATCCGCAGTAGGCTATCAACCAACTTTAGCAGAAGAAATGGGTTTACTTCAAGAAAGGATTACTTCCACAAAAAAAGGTTCAATTACTTCTGTTCAGGCTGTCTATGTTCCTGCTGATGATTTAACAGATCCTTCACCTGCTACAACTTTTGCACATTTAGATTCTACTGTTACATTAAGCCGTCAAATAGCATCGTTAGGTATCTATCCTGCTATTGATCCTTTAAATTCGACAAGTCGTCAATTAGATCCTTATATCGTAGGTGAAGAACATTATAAAACAGCCTTAGGTGTGCAATCAATATTACAAAGATATCAAGAATTAAAAGATATTATTGCTATTTTAGGTATGGATGAGCTTTCAGAACAAGACAAATTATTAGTATCAAGATCACGTAAAATACAAAGGTTTTT
The sequence above is a segment of the Buchnera aphidicola str. G002 (Myzus persicae) genome. Coding sequences within it:
- the atpG gene encoding F0F1 ATP synthase subunit gamma; the encoded protein is MTSTKEIKNQIISVINTKKITKAMEMVAVSKMRKTEERMRSGRPYSDIIRKVIEHVLQGNLEYRHSYLEKRVIKRIGMIVISTDRGLCGSLNSNLFKKVLLKIQKFTKINIPCDFILFGLKSLSVFKLFGSHILSKTTNLGVNPNLIDLINSVEIILEEYRSNRIDKIFVAYNKFYNKMLQQPKVMQLLPLSRNSMENISTKKWDYLYEPESKFILDTLFKRYVESQVYQSILENIASEQAARMIAMKTATDNSGNRIKELQLIYNRVRQANITQELTEIVAGASAVSIN
- the atpD gene encoding F0F1 ATP synthase subunit beta; the protein is MSTGKIIQIIGAIVDVEFHQDSVPKIYNALEVHHKHGKLILEVQQQLGAGVVRTIAMGSSDGLKRGLVVTDLEHYIKVPVGEATLGRILNVLGETIDHKGVLKNKKNIDIEYWEIHRSPPSYQEQASSQEILETGIKVIDLICPFAKGGKVGLFGGAGVGKTVNMMELIRNIAIEHSGYSVFTGVGERTREGNDFYHEMNDSKVLDKVSLVYGQMNEPPGNRLRVAFTGLTIAEKFRDEGKDVLLFIDNIYRYTLAGTEVSALLGRMPSAVGYQPTLAEEMGLLQERITSTKKGSITSVQAVYVPADDLTDPSPATTFAHLDSTVTLSRQIASLGIYPAIDPLNSTSRQLDPYIVGEEHYKTALGVQSILQRYQELKDIIAILGMDELSEQDKLLVSRSRKIQRFLSQPFFVAEVFTGFPGKYVSLKDNIRAFKGIIEGEFDHLPEQAFYMVGSIEEVIEKAKSL